A genome region from Dolichospermum compactum NIES-806 includes the following:
- a CDS encoding tRNA-dihydrouridine synthase family protein produces MYQVSLPQSLQQDLPLTALAPMQDVTNLWFMKVIAHYGGPDYFFTEYFRVNDTSRLNRKILAAITENDTGRPVFAQMIGESIPDLARTAKELCDYNIAGVDLNMGCPAPRIYRKNVGGGLLREPEKVKRILGELRSVVNDRPLTVKMRVGFENTDNFYKILNIIADNNIDLLSLHGRTVKDMYHGEVKYDLIAEAVRRVNCPVLANGNIKSATTALEVLSQTGAAGVMVGRWAIGNPWLFHQIRQALRGEQITLVPLTEVRHYIDRLWQTPTASTMPERARIGYLKMFLNYIALNVDTDGHFLRLMRHTSTEIELFNLCDRFLLTDLTKTLALTPSTILV; encoded by the coding sequence ATGTATCAGGTATCGCTTCCCCAATCGCTTCAGCAAGACTTACCACTTACTGCGCTTGCACCCATGCAGGATGTCACCAATCTCTGGTTTATGAAAGTTATCGCCCACTACGGTGGCCCTGACTACTTCTTTACTGAGTATTTTCGCGTCAATGATACCTCACGACTCAATCGGAAAATCCTGGCAGCAATTACCGAAAATGATACAGGTCGCCCGGTTTTTGCTCAAATGATTGGCGAAAGTATTCCCGATTTAGCCAGAACGGCAAAGGAACTCTGCGACTATAATATCGCTGGAGTAGACTTGAATATGGGCTGTCCTGCGCCGAGAATCTATCGTAAAAATGTTGGGGGTGGATTGCTGCGAGAACCGGAAAAAGTCAAGCGGATTTTGGGAGAACTGCGTTCTGTGGTCAATGATAGACCTTTAACGGTGAAGATGCGCGTAGGTTTTGAAAATACAGATAACTTTTATAAAATCCTAAATATAATTGCTGATAATAATATTGACTTATTGAGTTTGCATGGTCGCACGGTAAAAGATATGTATCACGGGGAAGTTAAGTATGATTTGATTGCGGAAGCGGTGAGACGGGTTAACTGTCCAGTGCTGGCTAATGGCAATATCAAGTCGGCGACAACTGCCTTGGAAGTGCTTTCGCAAACGGGGGCTGCGGGGGTGATGGTGGGACGTTGGGCGATTGGAAATCCTTGGCTGTTTCATCAAATTCGTCAGGCCTTACGGGGAGAACAGATCACACTGGTGCCGTTAACGGAGGTACGCCATTACATCGATCGCTTATGGCAAACCCCTACAGCTTCCACTATGCCAGAACGAGCGCGGATCGGCTACCTGAAAATGTTTCTGAACTACATTGCTTTGAATGTTGATACTGACGGTCATTTCCTGCGGCTAATGCGACACACCTCTACAGAGATAGAATTATTTAACCTCTGCGATCGCTTTCTCCTCACAGATTTAACGAAAACTTTAGCCCTAACACCCTCAACTATTCTTGTCTAA
- a CDS encoding transposase produces MRKLTDSDKQEILKLYRETAETTSTLAERYGVSNSTISRLLKSTLPEEEYEFLVSLKRAARTPEGRAQVSYEQLPLLNQPPLTVEISSTADTVEGLSDLEQPTIVAEPEPEPEPEPEGDGDSDFAHPIPVSRRVKTRSSAVEKPKLPVVKETPVVKELEIVRHKPTETPIIPKPKIELESSYSQPNLFAEILDEDLLDEPDDLDDDLDDDLYEDEEDFEDEDYEAPKPLVTRRGNGEVSVQVLPLSVAHLPKTCYLVIDRSAELITRPLKDFGDLGLIPSLENQQKTLPIFDNHRVAKRFSTKRDRVIKVPDSQMLHKASSHLQAKGITRLLIDGQVYSLSLV; encoded by the coding sequence GTGAGAAAATTAACAGATTCTGACAAACAAGAAATTCTCAAGCTATATCGAGAAACTGCCGAAACAACCTCGACTTTGGCAGAACGCTATGGTGTTAGTAATTCCACAATTAGCCGACTGCTTAAAAGTACCTTACCAGAAGAGGAGTATGAATTTCTCGTTTCTTTAAAACGTGCTGCTAGAACCCCTGAAGGCAGAGCGCAGGTAAGTTATGAGCAGTTACCGCTGTTGAATCAACCACCATTGACAGTGGAAATTTCTAGCACTGCTGATACGGTGGAGGGGTTATCTGATCTAGAACAGCCAACAATAGTAGCAGAACCAGAACCAGAACCAGAACCAGAACCAGAAGGAGATGGTGATTCTGATTTTGCTCACCCTATTCCGGTTAGTAGACGGGTAAAAACACGCTCCTCCGCAGTGGAAAAACCCAAACTTCCCGTTGTCAAGGAAACTCCTGTTGTCAAAGAACTAGAAATTGTCAGACACAAGCCGACAGAAACGCCAATTATCCCCAAACCCAAGATAGAGCTAGAATCTTCATATTCACAGCCGAATTTGTTTGCGGAGATATTGGATGAGGATTTGCTGGATGAACCTGATGATTTGGATGACGATTTAGATGATGATTTGTATGAGGATGAGGAGGATTTTGAGGACGAAGACTATGAAGCCCCAAAACCCCTAGTTACCAGACGGGGAAATGGGGAAGTATCGGTTCAGGTTTTACCATTGTCGGTTGCCCATTTACCGAAAACTTGCTATTTGGTAATTGATCGTTCTGCGGAGTTAATTACCCGTCCCCTCAAGGACTTTGGTGATTTGGGTCTGATTCCGAGTCTGGAAAATCAACAGAAAACTCTACCGATTTTTGATAATCATCGTGTGGCTAAACGCTTTTCTACTAAGCGCGATCGCGTGATTAAAGTCCCCGATAGTCAAATGCTCCATAAGGCTAGTAGCCATTTACAAGCTAAGGGGATTACACGACTGTTAATTGATGGTCAGGTTTACTCTTTGTCTTTAGTTTAA
- the sir gene encoding sulfite reductase, ferredoxin dependent — translation MVNTAASPATNRKPSKVEGIKENSNFLREPVATEILQDTTHFSEDAIQILKFHGSYQQDNRDNRVKGQEKDYQMMLRTKNPGGLVPPDLYLALDKLADEYGNHTLRATTRQGFQLHGILKKNLKAAIATIVENLGSTLGACGDINRNVMAPPAPFKNRSEYQYAWEYAQNIADLLSPQTGAYYEIWLDGEKAVSAEEHPDVKAARQTNGNGTILHDSVEPIYGTHYMPRKFKICVTVPGDNSVDLYSQDLTLVVITNKKGALAGFNIFAGGGLGRTHNKEETFARTADPIGYVAKADVYNLVKAIVATQRDYGDRTDRRHARLKYLINDWGVDKFRTKVEEYLGKPLEPFKPLIQFKYKDFLGWNEQGDSKLFLGISIDNGRVKDNGNFKLKTALRTIVEQFNLPIRLTGNQNLLFYDIAPENKAAIQEILDNCGVVADPDQIASLTRYAMACPALPTCGLAITESERAIPGILERIRALLDKVGLQNQHFVVRMTGCPNGCARPYMAELGLVGSAPESYQVWLGGSPHQTRLAQPFAEKLHHDDIESFLEPIFVFFKKSRTPKESFGDFCDRLGFDAIREFVAEYTPGDPTSSGKSRHRVSLRDDFYAQLKETAEKQERPMTDLVHEALEKYFQTL, via the coding sequence ATGGTTAACACTGCTGCTTCTCCTGCAACTAATCGTAAGCCTTCTAAAGTCGAAGGTATCAAAGAAAATAGTAATTTTTTACGTGAACCTGTAGCAACGGAAATCCTCCAAGACACTACCCATTTTAGTGAAGACGCAATTCAGATTCTTAAGTTTCACGGTTCTTATCAACAGGATAACCGTGATAACCGGGTTAAGGGTCAGGAAAAAGATTATCAAATGATGTTGCGGACAAAAAATCCCGGCGGGTTAGTACCCCCTGACCTATATTTGGCTTTGGATAAATTGGCTGATGAATATGGTAATCATACCCTCAGAGCTACTACTCGCCAAGGCTTTCAACTACATGGTATCCTAAAAAAGAACCTGAAGGCGGCGATCGCTACAATTGTCGAAAATCTCGGTTCAACTTTGGGCGCTTGTGGTGATATTAACCGCAACGTCATGGCACCTCCTGCCCCCTTTAAAAATCGCTCAGAATATCAGTATGCTTGGGAATATGCCCAAAATATCGCTGATTTACTCTCTCCCCAAACCGGCGCTTATTACGAAATTTGGTTAGACGGGGAAAAAGCCGTTAGCGCCGAAGAACATCCAGATGTCAAAGCAGCCCGACAAACCAATGGTAATGGCACTATTCTTCATGATTCCGTAGAACCTATCTATGGAACTCACTATATGCCCCGCAAATTTAAAATTTGCGTCACAGTTCCGGGAGATAATTCTGTTGATTTATATTCCCAAGATTTGACTTTGGTAGTGATTACCAATAAAAAAGGCGCATTAGCAGGATTTAATATTTTTGCTGGTGGTGGTTTGGGGAGAACTCATAATAAAGAAGAAACCTTTGCCAGAACCGCTGACCCCATTGGCTATGTAGCCAAGGCTGATGTATATAATCTTGTAAAAGCCATAGTTGCGACACAACGAGATTATGGCGATCGCACCGACAGACGACACGCGAGATTAAAATACTTAATTAATGATTGGGGTGTAGATAAATTCCGTACTAAGGTAGAAGAATACCTTGGTAAACCCCTTGAACCATTTAAACCCCTGATTCAGTTTAAATATAAGGACTTTTTGGGCTGGAATGAACAAGGCGATAGTAAACTCTTTTTAGGTATTTCCATTGATAATGGGCGTGTCAAAGATAACGGCAATTTTAAACTTAAAACCGCTTTGCGGACAATTGTTGAGCAATTTAACCTGCCAATTCGCCTCACAGGTAATCAAAACCTACTATTTTACGACATCGCACCAGAAAATAAAGCAGCCATTCAAGAGATTCTGGATAACTGCGGCGTTGTTGCTGACCCTGATCAAATAGCATCACTAACACGATATGCTATGGCTTGTCCAGCCTTGCCTACTTGCGGTCTAGCCATCACAGAATCAGAACGAGCCATTCCTGGAATTTTAGAGAGAATCAGGGCTTTATTGGATAAAGTAGGTTTACAAAATCAACATTTTGTGGTAAGGATGACTGGTTGCCCTAACGGTTGCGCTCGTCCTTATATGGCAGAATTGGGTTTAGTGGGTAGTGCGCCAGAATCCTATCAAGTTTGGTTGGGTGGTTCACCACATCAAACCCGATTAGCACAACCTTTTGCAGAAAAACTGCACCATGATGATATTGAAAGTTTTCTAGAACCGATTTTTGTCTTCTTTAAAAAGTCCCGCACACCAAAAGAAAGTTTTGGGGATTTTTGCGACAGATTGGGTTTTGATGCGATTCGGGAATTTGTGGCTGAATACACCCCAGGAGACCCTACCAGTAGTGGTAAATCCCGTCACCGTGTCAGTCTGCGGGATGATTTTTACGCTCAACTCAAGGAAACGGCGGAAAAACAAGAACGACCGATGACTGATTTGGTACATGAGGCTTTGGAGAAGTATTTCCAAACTCTGTAA
- the pyrF gene encoding orotidine-5'-phosphate decarboxylase, with protein sequence MNADKIIVALDVPDLESAIALVDKLPQVTFWKVGLELFTSTGPKILEILKSQEKRIFLDLKFHDIPNTIAGACRAAAGYGVDLLTIHATCGKDALKAAAEAVQIGAEKAGTKPPKLIAITLLTSISARQLAFDLKIPLELPEFTLEMALLAQNCGLNGVVCSPQEVQQLRTSCEKDFLLVCPGVRPTWAEKGDQKRSLTPSQAITAGADYLVIGRPITAAAVPELAWNQIVEELKTV encoded by the coding sequence ATGAATGCTGATAAAATTATTGTTGCTTTAGATGTACCAGATTTAGAGAGTGCGATCGCTCTTGTTGATAAACTTCCTCAAGTCACTTTCTGGAAAGTTGGTTTGGAGTTGTTTACTAGCACTGGTCCCAAGATTCTGGAAATCCTTAAATCTCAAGAAAAGCGGATTTTCCTCGATTTGAAATTTCACGATATCCCCAATACTATCGCTGGTGCTTGTCGGGCTGCTGCTGGTTATGGAGTGGATTTATTGACAATTCACGCAACTTGTGGTAAAGATGCTCTAAAAGCAGCGGCGGAAGCAGTACAAATTGGGGCGGAAAAAGCGGGGACAAAACCACCGAAGTTAATCGCTATTACGTTGTTAACCAGTATTTCGGCGCGACAATTGGCGTTTGATTTGAAAATTCCTTTAGAATTGCCAGAATTTACTTTAGAAATGGCGTTGTTGGCTCAAAATTGTGGTTTAAATGGGGTAGTTTGTTCTCCCCAAGAGGTGCAACAATTAAGAACAAGTTGTGAAAAAGACTTTTTACTGGTTTGTCCAGGGGTGCGGCCGACATGGGCTGAAAAAGGAGATCAAAAGCGATCGCTCACTCCCTCCCAAGCTATCACAGCCGGTGCAGATTATCTAGTTATCGGTCGTCCCATTACGGCGGCGGCTGTTCCTGAATTAGCCTGGAATCAGATTGTAGAGGAGTTAAAAACAGTGTGA
- the tyrS gene encoding tyrosine--tRNA ligase — translation MTQNCSWLHRGVAEIFPQPHVGDNDTESLEKRLLNSDRPLRIKLGIDPTGADIHFGHSIPVRKLRAFQDAGHTAVLIIGDFTARIGDPTGKSEVRRQLTEAQVAQNAQTYLDQVRPILDFDTPGRLEVRYNSEWLSRLDLGKTLELLSTMTVGQMLAKEGFAERYKQESPIFLHEFLYPLMQGYDSVAVEADVELGGTDQKFNIAVGRDIQRHFALKPQFGVLLPILIGTDGVQKMSKSLSNYVGLGEHPSQKYQKLQGVPDNLLPQYFELLTDLPLDSLPENPRHAQEFLAWEIVRQYHGEQVANEAKEAAKSGGKEGALPEFSLGAIPQFPVKLAYILGATGLCKSTAEGKRKIQEGGVRINGDKIADADLSFSTPDDLYDQVLQVGKKNFVRLVK, via the coding sequence ATGACGCAAAATTGCTCTTGGTTGCATCGTGGTGTGGCAGAAATTTTTCCGCAACCCCATGTTGGTGATAATGATACGGAAAGTTTGGAAAAGCGATTACTCAATTCTGACCGTCCTTTAAGAATTAAACTGGGTATTGACCCTACGGGAGCAGATATTCATTTTGGTCACAGCATACCTGTACGGAAGTTGCGGGCGTTTCAAGATGCTGGTCACACAGCAGTTCTGATTATTGGTGATTTTACGGCACGGATTGGTGATCCTACTGGTAAATCTGAGGTACGTCGTCAGCTTACGGAAGCACAAGTAGCACAAAATGCCCAAACTTATCTTGACCAAGTACGTCCTATTTTAGATTTTGATACTCCCGGTCGGTTAGAAGTACGTTATAACTCAGAATGGCTTTCTCGTCTAGATTTGGGAAAAACTTTGGAGTTACTTTCAACTATGACTGTAGGGCAGATGTTAGCCAAGGAGGGTTTTGCGGAACGTTATAAACAAGAGAGTCCCATTTTTCTCCATGAGTTCCTGTATCCACTGATGCAAGGTTATGATTCTGTGGCTGTGGAGGCTGATGTGGAATTGGGAGGAACTGATCAAAAATTTAACATCGCTGTGGGACGAGATATACAGCGCCATTTTGCTCTCAAGCCTCAATTTGGGGTATTGTTACCAATTTTGATTGGGACTGATGGTGTGCAAAAAATGTCTAAGTCTTTAAGTAATTATGTGGGTTTAGGAGAACATCCTTCCCAAAAGTATCAAAAACTTCAAGGTGTGCCAGATAATTTACTGCCACAGTATTTTGAATTGCTGACGGATTTACCTTTGGATAGTTTGCCAGAAAACCCACGTCACGCCCAAGAATTTTTAGCCTGGGAAATTGTCCGTCAGTATCACGGTGAACAGGTGGCTAATGAGGCGAAGGAAGCTGCGAAAAGCGGTGGTAAGGAAGGAGCATTACCTGAATTTTCTCTGGGCGCTATTCCCCAATTTCCTGTTAAATTAGCCTATATTCTCGGTGCTACTGGTTTATGTAAAAGTACAGCCGAAGGTAAACGGAAAATTCAGGAGGGTGGAGTGAGGATAAATGGTGATAAGATTGCTGATGCGGATTTAAGTTTTTCTACACCTGATGATTTATATGATCAGGTGTTACAGGTGGGTAAGAAGAATTTTGTGCGGTTGGTAAAGTAG
- a CDS encoding transglycosylase domain-containing protein — protein MSSRTFANKQPQEQASSGFEFFKGVGQITGGTLLSITLLTSSIVAGTLVGLAISFRNLPDVRQIKNFFPSETTYIYDIKGKLLTSIHGEANREVVPLNKVSPNLKRAVLASEDGHFYDHHGINPTGVGRAVIVNMVAGGVKEGGSTITMQLVKNLFLSQKRAFTRKLAEAVLAIRLEQILSKDEILEMYLNQVYWGHNNYGVQTAARSYFNKSAEYLTLGESAMMAGLIQAPEEFSPFASMKLAKQKQKEVLGRMVELNWITKKEYDDALKQPIKLGKIRSFQGSASPYITNTVAQELAKKFGRDSLLKGGMRVQTTVDAKFQTMAEETVKEWHEKLQSQGLSKNQMALVSIDPRTHFVKALVGGVDYKRSEFNRATQAQRQPGSAFKPFVYYAAFATGKYTPDTTVIDAPVSYQDGNGRYYPKNYDGSFAGAMSIRTALAQSRNIPVIKLGKTVGMNKVIETCRTLGIMSPMEPVTSLPLGAIGVTPLEMTSAYATLANYGWQSPPTVIVRITDSAGNVILDNTPKPKQVLDPWASAATIDIMTSVMTEGTGKNAAIGRPAAGKTGTTSSEKDIWFIGTVPQLTTAVWVGRDDSKQLARGATGGVMVAPIWRDFMTKALKDVPVEKFKSTSQFPRPKSN, from the coding sequence GTGTCGTCTAGGACTTTTGCAAACAAACAACCACAAGAGCAGGCTTCATCTGGATTTGAGTTCTTTAAGGGAGTAGGTCAGATAACTGGCGGTACTTTGCTGTCCATAACACTCCTAACAAGCTCTATTGTTGCGGGAACACTAGTAGGTTTAGCCATTAGTTTCCGTAATTTACCAGATGTTAGACAAATAAAAAACTTTTTCCCCTCGGAAACAACTTACATATACGATATAAAAGGCAAACTTTTAACCAGTATTCACGGAGAAGCTAACCGAGAAGTAGTACCACTAAATAAAGTTTCCCCCAATTTAAAACGCGCAGTTTTGGCTAGTGAAGATGGTCACTTTTATGATCATCATGGGATTAACCCCACTGGTGTTGGTCGTGCTGTCATCGTTAACATGGTCGCAGGTGGAGTCAAAGAAGGTGGCTCTACTATCACCATGCAATTAGTTAAAAACCTATTTTTATCTCAAAAACGGGCTTTTACGCGGAAATTGGCAGAGGCCGTCCTAGCAATTCGTTTAGAGCAAATCCTCAGTAAAGACGAAATTCTAGAAATGTACCTCAATCAAGTTTATTGGGGTCATAACAATTACGGTGTGCAAACAGCAGCCCGCAGTTATTTTAATAAATCAGCAGAATATTTAACTTTGGGTGAATCAGCTATGATGGCGGGTTTAATTCAAGCACCAGAAGAGTTTAGCCCTTTTGCGAGTATGAAACTTGCCAAACAGAAACAAAAAGAAGTTCTGGGGCGGATGGTAGAGTTAAATTGGATCACCAAAAAAGAATATGATGATGCCCTGAAACAACCAATTAAACTGGGTAAGATCAGGTCTTTTCAGGGTAGTGCCTCACCTTACATCACCAATACTGTAGCTCAAGAGCTGGCGAAAAAATTTGGTCGTGATTCCTTGCTTAAAGGCGGAATGCGAGTCCAAACAACTGTTGATGCTAAATTCCAAACAATGGCTGAAGAAACCGTCAAAGAATGGCACGAAAAGCTTCAGTCCCAAGGGTTATCTAAGAATCAAATGGCTTTAGTGTCAATTGATCCTCGTACTCATTTTGTGAAAGCCCTTGTCGGTGGTGTAGATTATAAAAGAAGTGAATTTAACCGAGCCACCCAAGCCCAACGCCAACCAGGTTCGGCTTTCAAACCTTTTGTTTATTATGCCGCCTTTGCTACTGGTAAATATACACCTGATACCACAGTCATAGATGCTCCAGTTAGTTATCAAGATGGTAATGGTCGGTACTACCCAAAAAACTACGATGGTAGTTTCGCTGGAGCGATGTCAATTCGCACAGCCCTTGCCCAGTCTCGCAACATTCCGGTGATTAAACTTGGTAAAACGGTGGGGATGAATAAAGTCATTGAAACCTGTCGGACTTTGGGCATTATGAGTCCAATGGAACCAGTTACTTCTCTACCTTTGGGAGCTATTGGTGTTACTCCCTTAGAAATGACTAGCGCTTATGCTACATTGGCTAATTATGGTTGGCAGTCACCACCCACAGTAATTGTTCGCATTACCGATAGTGCTGGTAATGTGATTCTCGATAATACACCCAAACCAAAACAAGTTTTAGATCCTTGGGCTTCAGCAGCTACTATTGATATTATGACTTCAGTAATGACTGAAGGTACAGGTAAAAATGCTGCAATAGGTCGTCCTGCTGCTGGTAAGACAGGAACTACATCCTCAGAAAAGGATATTTGGTTTATCGGTACTGTACCGCAGTTAACTACTGCTGTGTGGGTAGGGAGAGACGATAGCAAACAACTGGCACGTGGAGCAACTGGTGGGGTCATGGTAGCCCCTATATGGCGGGACTTTATGACAAAAGCGCTTAAGGATGTACCTGTAGAAAAGTTTAAGTCTACTTCTCAGTTTCCACGTCCTAAGTCAAATTAA
- a CDS encoding DUF1825 family protein, giving the protein MGFFDSEIVQHEAKELFEDYQALIQLGNSYGKFDREGKKLFIEQMESMMDRYRVFMKRFELSEDFMAQMTIQQLKTQLGQFGVTPQQMFEQMNVTLERMKAELEKTK; this is encoded by the coding sequence ATGGGATTCTTCGACTCGGAAATAGTGCAGCACGAAGCCAAGGAATTGTTTGAAGACTATCAAGCACTGATTCAACTTGGCAACAGCTACGGCAAATTTGACCGCGAGGGCAAGAAGCTGTTTATTGAGCAAATGGAATCCATGATGGATAGATATCGCGTCTTCATGAAGCGTTTCGAGCTATCAGAGGATTTCATGGCGCAAATGACCATACAGCAACTAAAAACTCAACTAGGTCAGTTTGGCGTAACTCCACAACAAATGTTTGAGCAAATGAACGTGACCTTAGAAAGGATGAAAGCGGAATTGGAAAAAACAAAATGA
- a CDS encoding NINE protein — MFTKRKSRTVAVILAFSGTLTISGSHKFYLGQPLWGIIYVLLSWTPIPKVACAIEGVWYLTQEEETFDRYFNLGESATRVSSSVGNQVESVANALRELEALRQDGLISEYEFEQKRRQMLDQI; from the coding sequence ATATTCACTAAACGAAAAAGCCGTACTGTTGCTGTTATTCTAGCATTTTCCGGCACATTAACGATTTCGGGTTCACATAAATTTTACTTGGGACAGCCACTTTGGGGAATTATATATGTTTTGTTGTCTTGGACACCTATTCCCAAGGTTGCTTGTGCTATTGAGGGGGTTTGGTATTTAACTCAAGAGGAAGAAACTTTTGATCGATATTTTAATTTGGGTGAGTCGGCAACTAGGGTATCATCATCGGTTGGTAATCAAGTGGAATCGGTTGCTAATGCTTTGCGTGAGTTGGAAGCACTCCGTCAAGATGGGTTAATTTCTGAGTATGAGTTTGAGCAAAAACGTCGTCAGATGTTGGATCAGATTTAG
- a CDS encoding ComEA family DNA-binding protein, whose protein sequence is MNKWLPLNLKLQRLRAKLVNDPYYRLQSWEEVQMAAEFGLGIDANRATVDDWLRLPGLSIHQGRSLVELSRAGVVFYCIEDVAAALGLPVQRLEPLKPVLNFHYYDQSSLDKPQPLNPNTASVESLAKIPFIDLSLAQTVVKNRLAAGSYRSLADFQQRLELSGDAIAQLMYYLRFS, encoded by the coding sequence ATGAATAAGTGGCTACCTTTAAATCTGAAATTGCAAAGGCTTCGCGCTAAGTTGGTGAATGATCCCTATTATCGTTTACAGTCGTGGGAAGAGGTGCAAATGGCGGCTGAGTTTGGTTTGGGTATTGATGCTAATCGGGCGACTGTGGATGATTGGCTACGTTTACCTGGGTTGTCAATTCACCAAGGGCGATCGCTTGTGGAACTTTCTCGCGCTGGTGTGGTATTCTACTGTATTGAAGATGTGGCGGCGGCTTTGGGTTTGCCAGTACAACGATTAGAACCTTTAAAACCTGTGCTGAATTTTCATTATTATGATCAGAGTTCTCTAGATAAACCTCAACCGCTTAATCCTAATACTGCTTCGGTAGAAAGTCTTGCCAAAATTCCCTTTATAGATTTATCCCTAGCACAGACAGTTGTGAAAAACCGTCTGGCTGCTGGTTCTTACCGAAGTTTAGCAGATTTTCAACAACGTTTGGAATTATCTGGGGATGCGATCGCTCAGTTGATGTATTATTTACGCTTTTCGTAG
- the lepB gene encoding signal peptidase I, translating to MTPHKSDIKDTSSQTNIRSGWQENLVLITIALCLALLIRTFIAEPRLIPSESMYPTLHTGDRLVIEKVSYRIHPPKIGDIVVFNSPPELQRRGYSQNQAFIKRVIGEPGAIISIAQGKVYLNGTALTEDYIAEPPNSPFPEIKVPEGAFFVMGDNRNDSNDSRYWGFVPSQNVIGRATFRFWPLDRIGLI from the coding sequence ATGACTCCTCACAAAAGTGATATTAAAGATACTTCCTCACAAACAAACATAAGGAGTGGTTGGCAGGAAAATTTAGTTTTAATAACTATTGCCCTGTGTTTAGCACTTCTAATTCGGACATTTATTGCTGAACCACGCCTGATTCCCTCAGAATCAATGTACCCTACCTTGCACACAGGCGATCGCTTAGTCATAGAAAAAGTATCATACCGGATTCATCCTCCCAAAATCGGCGATATCGTCGTTTTTAACTCACCACCAGAATTACAAAGACGTGGATATTCTCAAAACCAAGCCTTTATCAAACGAGTAATTGGTGAACCAGGAGCAATAATTAGTATCGCCCAAGGCAAAGTTTACCTCAACGGTACAGCCTTAACAGAAGACTACATTGCCGAACCACCAAATAGCCCATTTCCCGAAATCAAAGTCCCAGAAGGCGCATTTTTTGTGATGGGAGACAATCGCAATGATAGCAATGATTCTCGCTACTGGGGTTTTGTCCCCAGTCAAAACGTCATCGGTCGCGCCACGTTCCGCTTTTGGCCTCTTGACCGCATCGGCTTAATTTAG
- a CDS encoding nucleotide exchange factor GrpE — translation MPDLSPNYLISLELRELLVQKLGVLQKDNVLLQQSLREQQIKTTAQTEDLFLELLEVADALEALLDYLENNPSPSPEFIERLPRSIGAVNRKFLGVLGKRQLLPIKLQEGTEPDFNLCRVIDREERTDIPDQTITKIVRRGFHLGEKVLRPTEVITAKSDDGH, via the coding sequence GTGCCTGATTTATCCCCGAACTATCTGATTAGCTTAGAATTACGAGAATTACTCGTCCAAAAACTCGGCGTTCTGCAAAAAGACAATGTGTTATTACAGCAGTCTTTAAGAGAACAGCAAATTAAAACTACAGCCCAAACAGAAGATTTATTCTTGGAACTTTTAGAAGTTGCTGATGCTTTAGAAGCTTTATTAGACTATCTAGAAAACAATCCTAGTCCTAGTCCAGAATTTATAGAACGTCTACCCAGATCCATAGGTGCGGTTAATCGTAAGTTTCTCGGTGTTTTAGGAAAGCGCCAACTTTTGCCTATAAAATTACAGGAAGGCACGGAACCAGATTTTAACTTATGTCGGGTCATCGACCGGGAAGAAAGAACAGATATCCCAGACCAAACAATTACTAAAATTGTCCGTCGCGGATTTCATTTAGGTGAAAAAGTTCTCCGTCCCACAGAAGTCATTACTGCTAAATCAGATGATGGTCATTAG